A genomic window from Lotus japonicus ecotype B-129 chromosome 1, LjGifu_v1.2 includes:
- the LOC130725827 gene encoding uncharacterized protein LOC130725827, which translates to MKFTHEELLRAAERKLARFPPKFNAEGDGQKKRAERDGKGEGNQAPKRRKLIKDPAFHATASNTANTAKQGRNQVPPSPPRQVPNTLVHQTSETQSSQSQATPSATAKSTNNQTPATPPYQGDKQPTPSPRQEDRLSTPPPHQENRPPTPPPHQENRPPTPPPHQENRPPTPPPHKENRPPTPPSPNTPPNLAQQETEVFSKGTKETSEECITSLLHAGCIFAKTFQKLIAVAATSEELKAENDQLCGSVKDWQARFDQFVTAASKEKVRTDKMMGAAGRKIGELETDLSNMRAEADDLDAKLKDRKEEKERVKRELTAKDEVLAAKDSELNSIRAELEAIKKALGEETEKATEAQAAVLAATEEKKKISETHQAALAEKETELGALRSKLEEMEKELSEEKAKAGEAREKAADIAYENREEGFYIAKDQAQFLFPNLDFSPMGVMKEITKDGLVGPDDPPRIDPNLWADDNEEEEQEEEMNNDDNQEV; encoded by the exons ATGAAGTTTACCCATGAAGAGCTTCTTAGGGCTGCTGAAAGAAAGTTGGCTCGCTTTCCTCCCAAGTTTAACGCCGAGGGGGATGGGCAAAAGAAACGCGCCGAGCGCGACGGGAAAGGCGAGGGGAATCAAGCCCCAAAGAGAAGGAAATTGATTAAGGACCCCGCCTTTCACGCCACCGCCTCCAACACCGCCAACACTGCTAAACAGGGGAGAAACCAAGTCCCCCCGTCTCCACCTCGCCAAGTTCCAAACACGCTTGTCCATCAAACAAGCGAAACGCAATCATCCCAAAGCCAAGCCACTCCTTCGGCAACCGCCAAATCAACCAACAATCAGACGCCCGCTACCCCTCCCTACCAAGGCGACAAACAGCCTACCCCGTCACCTCGCCAGGAAGACAGGCTGTCAACTCCACCGCCTCATCAAGAGAACAGGCCGCCGACTCCACCCCCTCATCAGGAGAACAGGCCGCCAACTCCACCCCCTCATCAGGAGAACAGGCCGCCGACTCCACCCCCTCATAAGGAGAACAGGCCGCCGACTCCACCATCTCCCAACACACCACCAAACCTGGCCCAGCAG GAAACCGAGGTTTTCAGCAAGGGAACCAAAGAAACGAGCGAAGAATGCATAACCTCTCTTCTTCATGCCGGATGCATCTTTGCAAAGACCTTTCAGAAGCTCATCGCCGTCGCCGCTACATCTGAGGAGCTAAAAGCAGAAAATGACCAACTTTGCGGCTCCGTGAAGGACTGGCAGGCACGCTTTGATCAGTTCGTTACTGCCGCTAGCAAGGAGAAAGTTCGAACTGACAAAATGATGGGCGCGGCGGGAAGAAAGATTGGCGAGCTGGAGACCGATTTGTCCAACATGCGGGCTGAAGCTGATGACCTCGACGCGAAGCTTAAAGACCGCAAAGAGGAAAAGGAGCGGGTCAAACGTGAGTTGACAGCAAAGGATGAGGTCTTGGCCGCCAAAGATTCTGAGCTGAATTCCATAAGAGCTGAGCTGGAGGCGATCAAGAAGGCGTTGGGTGAGGAAACAGAGAAAGCCACTGAAGCCCAAGCAGCAGTCCTCGCCGCCACCgaggagaaaaagaaaatctCCGAAACCCATCAAGCAGCCCTTGCTGAAAAAGAAACGGAACTTGGCGCACTGCGATCAAAGCTGGAGGAGATGGAAAAAGAACTTTCCGAGGAAAAAGCCAAGGCCGGCGAGGCGAGGGAAAAAGCTGCTGATATCGCCTATGAGAATCGGGAAGAGGGCTTCTACATCGCCAAGGACCAAGCCCAATTTCTGTTTCCAAATCTTGACTTCAGCCCGATGGGGGTGATGAAGGAGATCACTAAAGACGGGCTGGTTGGACCTGACGATCCCCCAAGGATTGATCCCAACCTGTGGGCTGATGACAACGAAGAAGAAgagcaagaagaagaaatgaaTAATGATGATAATCAAGAAGTTTAA
- the LOC130731607 gene encoding cucumisin-like codes for MVSLMPCLFILILVHAITHTYSTNDRKTYIVYMGDHPKGLDPASSPSLHMAMARKVIGSNSKPGAILHSYKSFNGFVMKLTEEEKERMAEMDDVISVISDNKYILHTTKSWDFIGFPQQVTRASMESDIIVGVVDTGIWPESKSFSDEGFGPPPKKWKGSCHNFTCNNKLIGAKYFNIDGLYLKKDIKSPRDTDGHGSHCTSIVAGNLVTASLLGYASGTARGGVPSARVAMYKVCWESGCGEADILAALDAAIDDGVDVLSLSIGLSGIGYPAYFQIGLNIGSFHAMKRGIFVSNSAGNSGPFLYSMKIFAPWILSVAASTFDRKFVTKVHLGNGVVCEGSTINTFDLKNKMFPLIFAGDIPNIAGGFNSSKSRFCSENSVDKNAVKGKIVVCEYIEEPKKVGFFSGAAGVIFGAVYPKDLAPSFALPATFLSRGNIRNVLLYMEATRNPTATILKSDEVKNTLSPYVAAFSSRGPNLITPNILKPDIAAPGVTVLAAWSPLNPISGVEGDKRKPPYNAISGTSMACPHAAAAAAYVKSFHPNWSPAMIKSALMTTATPMSSALNPEAELAYGAGQINPVKAVNPGLVYDITEQDYVQFLCGEGYNDTVLQSLTQQKLSCFGHPQKRAAYNLNLPSFAIFHGDVGVSPRVFRRTVTNVGLAKSTYKAKVITPSLLEIQVKPDVLSFTSIGQKKSFSVVVEGALTVNVISATLVWDDGNFQVRSPIVVYRDLP; via the exons ATGGTCTCTTTAATGCCATGCCTTTTCATTCTTATCTTGGTTCATGCAATTACTCACACATATTCTACCAATGATCGCAAG ACCTATATTGTATACATGGGTGATCATCCTAAGGGCTTGGACCCAGCATCTTCACCTTCTCTTCACATGGCCATGGCTCGAAAAGTTATTGGCAG TAATTCTAAACCAGGAGCTATACTTCACAGCTACAAGAGCTTTAATGGATTCGTCATGAAGTTaacagaagaagagaaagaaagaatggCAG AAATGGATGATGTTATATCTGTTATATCGGACAACAAGTACATTCTTCACACAACAAAATCATGGGACTTCATAGGGTTTCCCCAGCAAGTAACAAGAGCAAGTATGGAGAGTGACATAATAGTTGGAGTAGTTGACACTGGAATTTGGCCGGAATCAAAGAGCTTCAGTGACGAAGGATTTGGCCCTCCACCAAAAAAATGGAAGGGATCCTGCCATAACTTTACCTGCAACAA CAAACTAATTGGAGCAAAATACTTCAACATTGACGGTTTGTATTTGAAGAAAGATATCAAATCTCCTAGAGATACAGACGGCCACGGGTCACACTGCACCTCCATCGTTGCCGGAAACTTAGTCACTGCAAGCCTGCTAGGCTATGCCTCTGGAACGGCCCGCGGAGGAGTTCCGTCAGCTCGCGTCGCGATGTACAAAGTATGTTGGGAAAGCGGTTGTGGCGAGGCAGACATCCTTGCTGCTTTGGATGCAGCAATTGATGATGGTGTTGATGTGCTCTCTCTTTCAATTGGATTGAGTGGAATAGGGTACCCTGCCTATTTTCAAATTGGACTTAACATTGGAAGCTTCCATGCAATGAAAAGAGGCATATTTGTCTCAAATTCTGCTGGTAATTCTGGCCCTTTTCTATACTCTATGAAAATTTTTGCACCATGGATACTTTCTGTGGCCGCTAGCACTTTTGACAGGAAGTTCGTTACTAAGGTGCATTTGGGCAATGGTGTTGTTTGTGAG GGGTCTACCATCAACACATTTGATCTAAAAAACAAAATGTTTCCACTGATTTTTGCTGGGGATATACCCAACATTGCTGGTGGATTTAACAGTTCGAAATCCAG GTTTTGCTCAGAGAACTCTGTGGATAAAAATGCAGTGAAGGGGAAGATCGTTGTGTGTGAGTACATTGAGGAACCAAAAAAAGTGGGGTTTTTCTCTGGTGCAGCTGGTGTTATATTTGGAGCTGTTTACCCAAAAGATCTTGCACCCAGTTTTGCCCTGCCTGCAACGTTTCTTAGTCGGGGGAACATTAGAAATGTACTATTGTACATGGAAGCAACAAG AAATCCAACCGCCACAATATTGAAGAGTGATGAAGTCAAAAATACATTATCCCCTTATGTGGCTGCGTTCTCATCAAGAGGTCCAAATCTAATCACACCAAACATTCTCAAG CCTGATATTGCAGCACCAGGGGTTACTGTGTTAGCTGCATGGTCTCCCCTTAACCCCATTTCAGGAGTTGAAGGTGACAAAAGAAAACCTCCATATAATGCAATCTCCGGCACTTCAATGGCTTGCCCTCATGCTGCCGCCGCAGCCGCATATGTCAAATCATTTCACCCCAATTGGTCTCCTGCCATGATCAAGTCCGCATTAATGACCACAG CTACTCCAATGAGTTCTGCTCTTAATCCTGAAGCTGAACTTGCATATGGTGCCGGACAAATTAACCCTGTGAAGGCAGTAAATCCTGGTTTAGTATATGATATTACCGAACAAGATTATGTTCAGTTCCTATGCGGAGAGGGGTATAACGATACTGTGCTACAAAGTCTTACTCAACAGAAGCTTAGTTGCTTTGGACATCCTCAAAAGAGAGCTGCATATAACTTGAACCTCCCATCATTTGCTATTTTTCATGGTGATGTTGGAGTTTCCCCTCGCGTTTTCCGCAGAACAGTTACAAATGTTGGCTTAGCAAAATCTACTTATAAAGCGAAGGTTATAACTCCATCCTTGTTGGAAATTCAAGTGAAACCTGATGTTCTGTCCTTTACATCTATAGGCCAGAAAAAATCATTCTCAGTTGTGGTTGAAGGGGCTCTCACTGTGAATGTAATCTCTGCTACTTTGGTTTGGGATGATGGAAATTTTCAAGTTAGAAGCCCAATTGTAGTGTACAGAGATCTACCATAA